The proteins below are encoded in one region of Streptomyces ficellus:
- a CDS encoding S9 family peptidase: MTVAETAPGAVHAPAFPRQFARTRRFALGVPGGFAVSPDGARVLFVRTGAGSDSVGRLWLYEDGRERLLADPATLGGGPEGEGPDGVALEGAEPEAERVRRERARAVSTGVVDFAVDRHARVAVFALLGAVWAVRTDGGAPWRVPTAGPAVDPRPSPDGSLIAYVTGGALRVAPVAGGAKDVGGAKDTCGAEDIRAAGEVGGAEDVLLAAPEGPDVTYGLSDHVSAESVGRPRGYWWSPDGDALLVARTDHARVNRWYLADPADPAKPPRAIRYPAAGTANADVSLHVLRLDGTRTPVRTPARAEDEAHPPGVWTDPRYEYVTVAGWDGHGPFAELQTRDQRTTVLLAVDPVTGGTRPLLHRHDPDWVELTPGTPTRTAAGAVVTTLVRDDVRGLCVGGVPSPPGLEVRAVLGTVGERVYFTACEDPAETHVWVYDPAAGGFDRVSREPGVHTAVVGGGTVVLDGRTPGGRSVTVLREGEPAGRIAVLAETPLVTPRPVHLALGARRLRSHLYLPSWHEPGAGRLPVLLSPYAGYGIQLAVRASGWYGAVAQWFAEQGFAVLITDGRGTPGRGRAWETAIRGDRLTAPLADQVDALHAAAERYPDLDLERVGIRGWSYGGYLAIGAVLHRPDVFHAAVAGAAPTDRRLYDTHWEERFLGHPEVQPDNYERSSHVPYAHLLSRPLLLMHGFADDNVVPAHTVRFSAALLAAGRPHSVLPLPGATHAVTREEVASSQLSAEVGFFRRSLHG, from the coding sequence ATGACCGTTGCCGAGACCGCCCCCGGGGCCGTGCACGCGCCCGCCTTTCCCCGTCAGTTCGCCCGTACGCGCCGCTTCGCGCTCGGCGTCCCGGGCGGGTTCGCCGTCTCCCCGGACGGCGCTCGGGTGCTGTTCGTACGGACCGGCGCGGGCAGCGACAGCGTCGGACGGCTCTGGCTGTACGAGGACGGCCGGGAGCGGCTGCTGGCGGATCCCGCCACCCTGGGCGGTGGCCCGGAGGGTGAGGGCCCGGATGGTGTTGCCCTGGAGGGTGCTGAGCCGGAGGCGGAGCGGGTGCGGCGGGAGCGGGCCCGGGCGGTGTCGACCGGGGTGGTGGACTTCGCCGTCGACCGGCACGCACGCGTGGCGGTGTTCGCCCTGTTGGGTGCGGTGTGGGCGGTACGCACGGACGGCGGTGCCCCGTGGCGGGTCCCCACGGCGGGGCCGGCCGTCGATCCGCGGCCGTCGCCGGACGGTTCGCTGATCGCGTACGTGACCGGGGGCGCCCTCCGGGTGGCGCCCGTCGCCGGCGGCGCCAAGGACGTGGGCGGGGCCAAGGACACGTGCGGGGCCGAGGACATCCGCGCGGCCGGGGAAGTCGGCGGAGCCGAGGACGTACTGCTGGCCGCGCCGGAGGGACCGGACGTCACCTACGGGTTGTCGGACCACGTCTCCGCCGAGTCGGTCGGGCGGCCGCGCGGGTACTGGTGGTCTCCGGACGGGGACGCGCTCCTGGTGGCGAGGACGGACCACGCGCGCGTGAACCGGTGGTACCTGGCCGACCCGGCGGATCCGGCGAAGCCGCCGCGCGCCATCCGCTACCCGGCGGCCGGCACGGCCAACGCCGACGTGTCGCTGCACGTCCTGCGCCTGGACGGGACGCGCACACCCGTCCGCACACCGGCCCGCGCCGAGGACGAGGCCCATCCGCCCGGCGTGTGGACGGACCCGCGCTACGAGTACGTCACCGTCGCCGGGTGGGACGGGCACGGGCCCTTCGCCGAGCTCCAGACGCGTGACCAGCGCACCACCGTCCTGCTCGCCGTCGATCCGGTCACCGGCGGAACGCGCCCGCTGCTGCACCGCCACGACCCCGACTGGGTGGAGCTCACCCCGGGAACGCCGACCCGTACCGCGGCCGGCGCGGTGGTCACGACGCTCGTACGGGACGACGTGCGCGGGCTGTGCGTCGGTGGCGTACCGAGCCCGCCGGGGCTCGAGGTACGCGCGGTCCTCGGCACGGTCGGCGAGCGGGTGTACTTCACCGCCTGCGAGGACCCGGCCGAGACCCATGTGTGGGTGTACGACCCGGCGGCAGGAGGGTTCGACCGCGTCAGCCGGGAGCCGGGCGTCCACACGGCGGTGGTCGGCGGCGGCACCGTCGTCCTGGACGGCCGGACGCCCGGCGGCAGGAGCGTGACCGTCCTGCGGGAGGGGGAACCCGCCGGGCGCATCGCCGTGCTCGCCGAGACGCCCCTGGTGACGCCCCGGCCCGTCCACCTGGCGCTGGGCGCCCGTCGGCTGCGCAGCCACCTGTACCTGCCGTCGTGGCACGAGCCGGGCGCGGGCCGGCTGCCCGTGCTGCTCAGCCCGTACGCGGGGTACGGGATACAGCTGGCCGTGCGGGCGAGCGGCTGGTACGGCGCGGTGGCCCAGTGGTTCGCCGAGCAGGGCTTCGCGGTGCTGATCACCGACGGGCGCGGTACGCCGGGTCGTGGTCGCGCGTGGGAGACGGCCATCCGCGGCGACCGGCTGACCGCGCCGCTGGCGGACCAGGTGGACGCGCTGCACGCGGCGGCCGAGCGGTACCCGGACCTGGATCTGGAGCGGGTGGGCATCCGGGGCTGGTCGTACGGCGGTTACCTCGCCATCGGCGCCGTACTGCACCGGCCCGACGTCTTCCACGCGGCCGTCGCGGGTGCCGCGCCGACCGACCGCCGGCTCTACGACACGCACTGGGAGGAACGCTTCCTCGGCCACCCGGAGGTCCAGCCGGACAACTACGAGCGGTCCTCCCATGTGCCGTACGCACACCTGTTGTCACGGCCGCTGCTGCTGATGCACGGCTTCGCGGACGACAACGTGGTGCCGGCCCACACCGTGCGGTTCTCCGCCGCCCTGCTGGCTGCGGGACGGCCGCACAGCGTCCTGCCCCTGCCGGGCGCGACCCACGCCGTGACCCGGGAGGAGGTGGCGAGCAGCCAGTTGTCGGCCGAGGTGGGGTTCTTCCGGAGGTCCTTGCACGGGTGA